The nucleotide window TGGAAATGCGGTAGAGCTGATTATATCTGTTTTTTCGCTAAAAGCAGGACTAGTGGGCATTGTTCTTGCCTCATTAACCGGTTCCGTCCTGGGAAACCTGCTATTGGTTGCAGGACTTTCTTTTTTTGTTGGTGGACTAAAATTCAAGCGGCAGGAATTTAATGTATTTGACGCACGGCACAATTCCGGCTTGCTGATGTTTGCAGTGATGATTGCCTTTGTTATTCCAGAGGTATTTTCGATAAATATGAATGAAGCAAAAACTTTCTCCCTAAGTATTGGGATCTCGATCATTTTAATTCTCCTGTATCTTGCAGCATTATTTTTTAAACTTGTTACCCATCGAGGGGTTTATCAAACGGAAACTGAAAAGGTTGGTCACGAAGACGAGGAACCAGAATGGGGAAAGGGTAAGGCCATCGGGGTTCTATTGGTTGCAACATTAGCCGTGGCCTATATTTCAGAACATCTCGTTCATACCTTCGAATATGTGGGAGAGACGTTCGGTTGGTCAGAGCTATTCATTGGGGTCATCATTGTAGCTATCGTCGGAAATGCGGCAGAACATGCATCCGCCGTTTTGATGGCATTCAAAAACAAAATGGATATTGCGGTTGAAATTGCTATCGGCTCAACCTTACAAGTGGCCATGTTCGTCTTACCCGTCCTGGTCCTGATTTCGCTCTTCTTTGAGCAATCAATGCCGCTGGTATTCAGCTGGCAGGAATTAATCGCAATGGTCTCATCAGTCCTACTAATGGTTGTCATCTCAAACGACGGGGAATCCAACTGGTTCGAAGGACTAACACTGCTCGCAGCCTACGTAATAATGGGAATCGGCTTCTTTCTACTATAAGAAAGGTCGAAATACCTTTATAGGTGTCAGGCACCAATAAAGGAACAAAAAGAAGACTCCAGGCCTAATGGTCTAGAGTCTTCTTTTTGTTTCAAAGTATTCTAATGTTTGAAATGTACGGGGTAATTCTTCATTACTGTGCTATAATGTAACCGTTATTTGGGTTTATAAATCAATCGCTTTCTTTGGGTCCATCAATCACCAACCTTCATGTAATTTAGACTGCGAAAAACACGAGTGTTGAAGGTAAATATAAGACGGGAATCCCAACCTCCTTAAAGATAATTAAGTAACTGGTTAGCTGATTGATTACAGCCCTCCTTTTTTGAAAGGTTAAGTATAGTATAATCCTAAAATAGAATTTTGTAAATAATCAGATTATTACATTTCTATTACGTTTTTACCTATTATAAAGGAGCGACAAATGAAATTTTTTATTAGATTTTTATTTTTTATTATTGGGCTAACTATTATGACTTTTG belongs to Neobacillus sp. OS1-2 and includes:
- the cax gene encoding calcium/proton exchanger, translated to MANKVFMLLTFIGVPLSVIGTLMHWPSIILFILYCLTIIALSSFMGRATESLAIVAGPRIGGLLNATFGNAVELIISVFSLKAGLVGIVLASLTGSVLGNLLLVAGLSFFVGGLKFKRQEFNVFDARHNSGLLMFAVMIAFVIPEVFSINMNEAKTFSLSIGISIILILLYLAALFFKLVTHRGVYQTETEKVGHEDEEPEWGKGKAIGVLLVATLAVAYISEHLVHTFEYVGETFGWSELFIGVIIVAIVGNAAEHASAVLMAFKNKMDIAVEIAIGSTLQVAMFVLPVLVLISLFFEQSMPLVFSWQELIAMVSSVLLMVVISNDGESNWFEGLTLLAAYVIMGIGFFLL